The Cellulomonas wangleii genome includes a region encoding these proteins:
- a CDS encoding FadR/GntR family transcriptional regulator: MSRTQDVVEDVQRLILDGVLRPGDRLPAEKELAAELGVSRGSLREGVRALVVLGILEARHGDGTYVTDLDAATLLAPLAFLADLPGDQGPLHAVRATLETEAAGLAALHMTDAHLARARAALDDTARALVATRADPARLAAADLAFHRAVADGSGNTVLSALLAALAGGHARRRVWDELHDLAGDRTFEDHDAILAAVAARDPDRARLRMAMHMVMVEDLLATASGDGPAPRRRAATTA; this comes from the coding sequence GTGTCACGCACCCAGGACGTCGTCGAGGACGTCCAGCGCCTGATCCTGGACGGCGTCCTGCGCCCCGGTGACCGGCTCCCGGCCGAGAAGGAGCTCGCGGCCGAGCTGGGGGTCTCCCGCGGGTCGCTGCGCGAGGGCGTGCGCGCCCTCGTCGTCCTGGGGATCCTCGAGGCGCGGCACGGGGACGGCACGTACGTCACCGACCTCGACGCGGCAACGCTGCTCGCGCCGCTGGCCTTCCTCGCCGACCTGCCCGGCGACCAGGGCCCGCTGCACGCCGTGCGCGCCACCCTCGAGACCGAGGCCGCCGGCCTGGCGGCGCTGCACATGACCGACGCGCACCTCGCCAGGGCCCGCGCCGCCCTGGACGACACGGCCCGCGCGCTGGTCGCCACGCGCGCCGACCCCGCCCGCCTGGCGGCCGCGGACCTCGCCTTCCACCGCGCGGTCGCCGACGGGTCCGGCAACACCGTCCTGTCCGCGCTGCTCGCCGCGCTCGCCGGCGGCCACGCGCGGCGGCGCGTCTGGGACGAGCTGCACGACCTGGCCGGGGACCGCACGTTCGAGGACCACGACGCGATCCTCGCGGCCGTCGCCGCACGCGACCCGGACCGCGCGCGCCTGCGGATGGCGATGCACATGGTGATGGTGGAGGACCTGCTCGCGACCGCCAGCGGTGACGGGCCCGCCCCTCGCCGGCGCGCGGCCACCACGGCCTGA
- a CDS encoding LacI family DNA-binding transcriptional regulator, whose translation MAASVTLSDVAREAGVSLATASRAINGSATRTVRPDLRDRVLAAAERLRYTPDANAQAMARGRTTSVGLVVHDITDPYFSSIAAGVTGAADAADLQVTLTSTQHRPEREVELVRLLQRQRARAVVVAGSRYDDEDANEVMRTALADYAAAGGSVALVGQPVLGVDTVVVENAAGAAALARALYARGYRRPAVLGGPLTHLTARERREAFADVFADLGSPVDPAHVVPGEFTHEGGEAAMRELLAVAADVDVVFAVNDVMALGALAAARDLGVRVPQDLALAGFDDILTLRDVVPPLTTVRVPLVEVGRLATELALADRSAEPRVRTVPTEVVLRASTPERTA comes from the coding sequence ATGGCCGCCAGCGTGACCCTGAGCGACGTCGCCCGAGAGGCGGGCGTCTCGCTGGCGACCGCGTCGCGGGCCATCAACGGCAGCGCCACGCGCACCGTCCGCCCGGACCTGCGCGACCGGGTCCTCGCCGCCGCGGAGCGCCTGCGGTACACGCCCGACGCGAACGCCCAGGCCATGGCGCGCGGCCGCACGACGTCGGTGGGCCTGGTGGTGCACGACATCACCGACCCGTACTTCTCGTCGATCGCGGCGGGCGTCACCGGCGCGGCCGACGCCGCGGACCTGCAGGTCACCCTGACGAGCACGCAGCACCGGCCCGAGCGCGAGGTCGAGCTGGTGCGGCTGCTGCAGCGGCAGCGCGCCCGCGCGGTGGTCGTGGCCGGCAGCCGGTACGACGACGAGGACGCGAACGAGGTCATGCGCACCGCGCTCGCCGACTACGCCGCGGCGGGCGGGTCGGTCGCGCTGGTGGGGCAGCCGGTGCTGGGCGTGGACACGGTGGTCGTCGAGAACGCCGCGGGGGCCGCCGCGCTGGCCCGCGCCCTGTACGCGCGCGGCTACCGGCGTCCGGCCGTGCTGGGCGGTCCGCTCACGCACCTGACCGCGCGGGAGCGGCGCGAGGCGTTCGCGGACGTGTTCGCCGACCTGGGCTCCCCGGTGGACCCCGCGCACGTGGTGCCGGGGGAGTTCACGCACGAGGGCGGCGAGGCGGCCATGCGTGAGCTCCTGGCCGTGGCTGCCGACGTCGACGTCGTGTTCGCGGTGAACGACGTCATGGCGCTCGGCGCCCTGGCCGCCGCCCGCGACCTGGGGGTGCGCGTGCCGCAGGACCTCGCGCTCGCGGGGTTCGACGACATCCTCACGCTGCGGGACGTGGTGCCGCCGCTGACGACCGTCCGCGTGCCGCTCGTGGAGGTGGGCCGGCTGGCCACCGAGCTCGCGCTCGCGGACCGGTCCGCCGAGCCGCGGGTGCGCACGGTGCCCACGGAGGTCGTCCTGCGCGCGTCGACCCCGGAGCGCACCGCCTGA
- the uxaC gene encoding glucuronate isomerase: MPDTAPAAPWVLHPDRALPADPVTRPVARQILEATRTLPIVSMHGHVDAGLLSRDEPFGDPASLLVVPDHYLVRMLVSQGVPHDALGVPRLDGRPVETDPRAVWRTFAAHWHLFRGTPTRFWMEHVLVDVLGVTERLSAATADAAYDTIAARLAEPGFRPLALLDRFGIETIATTDPASATLADHAALAARGWGERIVPTFRPDAVLHVDRPGWAQDVALLGERAGTTIGSYRDYLRALEARRWAFVDAGARATDHGHLLADTTPMDETDAAAVFAAALRGDVDAAAARAFSAHMLFEMARMSTQDGLVMQLHPGALRDHDPHVLAVRGNDVGYDIPVATEYVRALRPLLTAFGHHPNLRLVLFTLDEDTFSRELAPLAGVYPAVRLGAPWWFLDTPDGMRRFRETVTDTAGFANTTGFVDDTRAFLSIPARHDLARRIDAGYLARLVVEHRLDLDEALETAVDLAYGLPRTAYARPPAGTVERATPAPGSDRQVAGA; encoded by the coding sequence ATGCCCGACACCGCACCCGCCGCCCCCTGGGTGCTGCACCCCGACCGCGCGCTCCCCGCCGACCCCGTCACGCGGCCCGTCGCCCGGCAGATCCTCGAGGCCACCCGCACGCTGCCCATCGTCTCGATGCACGGCCACGTCGACGCCGGCCTGCTGTCCCGGGACGAGCCGTTCGGGGACCCCGCGTCGCTGCTCGTCGTGCCCGACCACTACCTGGTGCGGATGCTCGTGTCCCAGGGCGTCCCGCACGACGCGCTCGGCGTCCCGCGGCTCGACGGGCGGCCGGTCGAGACGGACCCCCGCGCGGTCTGGCGCACGTTCGCCGCGCACTGGCACCTGTTCCGCGGCACGCCGACGCGCTTCTGGATGGAGCACGTGCTCGTCGACGTGCTCGGCGTCACCGAGCGGCTCTCCGCCGCCACCGCGGACGCCGCGTACGACACGATCGCGGCACGCCTCGCGGAGCCGGGCTTCCGGCCGCTGGCGCTGCTCGACCGCTTCGGCATCGAGACGATCGCGACCACCGACCCGGCCTCCGCGACCCTCGCCGACCACGCGGCGCTCGCCGCCCGCGGCTGGGGCGAGCGGATCGTGCCGACGTTCCGCCCGGACGCCGTGCTGCACGTCGACCGCCCCGGCTGGGCGCAGGACGTCGCGCTGCTCGGTGAGCGCGCCGGCACCACGATCGGCTCCTACCGGGACTACCTGCGCGCGCTCGAGGCCCGTCGCTGGGCGTTCGTCGACGCGGGTGCGCGGGCGACCGACCACGGCCACCTGCTGGCCGACACGACGCCCATGGACGAGACCGACGCGGCGGCGGTGTTCGCGGCAGCGCTGCGCGGCGACGTGGACGCGGCCGCGGCGCGGGCGTTCTCGGCGCACATGCTCTTCGAGATGGCGCGCATGTCGACGCAGGACGGCCTGGTCATGCAGCTGCACCCCGGTGCCCTGCGCGACCACGACCCGCACGTGCTGGCCGTGCGTGGCAACGACGTGGGCTACGACATCCCGGTGGCCACCGAGTACGTGCGCGCGCTGCGCCCGCTGCTCACCGCGTTCGGGCACCACCCGAACCTGCGGCTGGTCCTGTTCACGCTCGACGAGGACACGTTCAGCCGGGAGCTGGCGCCCCTCGCGGGGGTCTACCCCGCGGTACGGCTCGGCGCCCCGTGGTGGTTCCTCGACACCCCCGACGGCATGCGGCGCTTCCGCGAGACGGTCACCGACACCGCCGGGTTCGCCAACACCACGGGGTTCGTCGACGACACGCGCGCGTTCCTGTCGATCCCGGCGCGGCACGACCTGGCGCGCCGCATCGACGCGGGCTACCTGGCGCGGCTGGTCGTCGAGCACCGGCTCGACCTCGACGAGGCGCTGGAGACGGCTGTCGACCTGGCCTACGGACTGCCGCGCACCGCGTACGCCCGGCCCCCGGCCGGGACCGTCGAGCGTGCCACCCCGGCGCCCGGGTCGGACCGGCAGGTCGCCGGCGCCTGA